From Mesorhizobium sp. Pch-S:
AGACCTGCGAACCGAGATCCGGCCCATGGATGGCGCGATCAATGTCATAGGGCACGCCGGCCGCCTCGAACCAGATCTTCCACCATGGATCGTCGGCGCAGCACAGCGGCACCTTGTAGAGATCTTCCGGCGTGTGGATGCCGCCGACGCTTTCCGCAAGCCGCGGGCTGATCATCGGGCAATAGTCCGCCTTGAACAGATAATGCGCGGCCAACCCCGGCCAGCTGCCGCTACCGGTGCGAATGGCGACGTCGGTCGCCTCGCGGGTGAAATCGACCAGCCGGGGCGACGTCTCGACCTTCACGGCAAGCTCGGGATGCATCAGCTGGAATGTTCCAAGGCGAACCGCGAGCCAGTTCGACGCGAAGGTCTGCATCGTCGAGACGGAGAGCACGCCGCCTGCCCCACCCTTCGCCGCCAGCCAGCCGTCAGCCAGCGTCGCGAAGGCCGATGAGGCTTCCGGCGCCAGCCGCGCGCCGGCCTCCGTCAGTTCTATCTGCCTTGTTTTCCGTACGAAAAGCGGCGTTCCGGCACGCTCTTCCAGAAGCTTGATCTGGTGGCTGGCCGCGGACTGGGTCATGCCGAGTTCGTCGGCAGCCTTGGTGAAACTTCCGAGCCTGGCCGCGGCTTCGAACACGCGGACGGCTCCAAGAGGCGGCAGTTTCCAGCTCATGACACATTACTCCTCCTCATGCATGATACGCGACGTTCGATTGGAAATGAAGCGCAACAGGGAGCAATATCCTTTCATCAGATCACAGAAAGGAACCCGCCATGACCACGCTCTCGCACCTTTCCCCTCGCCGTCACCTCGCCCGCCTGCTGCTCGCTCCGTTCAAGCCACGCCCGCAGGACCTGCTCGCCCGCAGCGACCTGCCGGACTACCTCAAGCGCGATATCGGCCTGCTCGACGGCGACGCCGCCTTCTAGAGCGTTTCCGTTTTTCACGGAAACGCGGAAATGCTCTAAGCTTTTGTTTTGGAAGAATTTTTGTAACATCAAGTGATCCCACTTGGCTACAAAATGCTCCAGGCAAAAGTCTGCAAGGGAGGACCACCATGACCATCGCCGCGGAAGCCCTCAAGCAGAGCCGCAAGGTCGTCGACATGTACGAAGCCTATGCCGACCGCTATGACGAAATCGTCGGCACCGAACCGATCGAGCGTGTCCAGGCCGCGCTGAAGCGGCTTGCAGCCGAAGTCGGCAGCGGTGGCAAGGCCCTGGAAATCGGCTCCGGAGCGGGACGCGAGGCTGACCTGCTGGAAGACCTCGGCCTGCATGTGAGGCGCACCGACGCGACGCGGCGTTTCCTCGAGATACAGGCGGCACGCGGCAAAAAGGCCGATCTCCTCGACATCGTCACCGACCCGCTCGGCGGCCCTTATGATGCGGTGGTTGCGCTCTGCGTCCTCTTCTACGTCCGCCGCGCCGAGATCGCAGATGTTCTCGGCAAGATCGCGCGGTCGCTGCGGCCGGGTGGCGCCTTCCTCGTCTCGATGCGTCACGGCGACGGCGAAAAGAATGGCGACTACCAGACCGTGCTCTGGCGCCGCGATGACTTCGCCCATCTCCTCGAACAGGCCG
This genomic window contains:
- a CDS encoding LysR substrate-binding domain-containing protein; this translates as MSWKLPPLGAVRVFEAAARLGSFTKAADELGMTQSAASHQIKLLEERAGTPLFVRKTRQIELTEAGARLAPEASSAFATLADGWLAAKGGAGGVLSVSTMQTFASNWLAVRLGTFQLMHPELAVKVETSPRLVDFTREATDVAIRTGSGSWPGLAAHYLFKADYCPMISPRLAESVGGIHTPEDLYKVPLCCADDPWWKIWFEAAGVPYDIDRAIHGPDLGSQVYDAMAALTDQGAAILTRNLYDALVAKGQLIQPFEALGSDGDGYWLVYLESRRNSSRIKVFRDWILSQTEEARRLEAR
- a CDS encoding class I SAM-dependent methyltransferase, producing the protein MTIAAEALKQSRKVVDMYEAYADRYDEIVGTEPIERVQAALKRLAAEVGSGGKALEIGSGAGREADLLEDLGLHVRRTDATRRFLEIQAARGKKADLLDIVTDPLGGPYDAVVALCVLFYVRRAEIADVLGKIARSLRPGGAFLVSMRHGDGEKNGDYQTVLWRRDDFAHLLEQAGMTVLWEEFAVNNGNGDEWITFLATKAA